Proteins from a genomic interval of Paenibacillus sp. FSL H8-0048:
- a CDS encoding AAA family ATPase has product MPEQVFLDQLEKEGFCSTTDIENDYSMSLTVQNDRLSLLSKDDLKKRVEEISENFAVATESIYSIYYGLIMGNIILEGPPGTGKTTLAKVISEELFNVRLVESTANIEWTVYDLVGRKTLEIVDGKEQIVPENGHITKTIIECCQQISSHEENQLEPQAEWLLIDEINRCKIDRAFGEFFTVLGSASNQSIVLSHQYKGNQKLYVPKKFRIIGTMNSVDKSYVNSFSQAFARRFHFVTIDIPKTEETLAREKLITLNTAVKEISSLTSFNRQIIDTKSTEVEVSTALDKIDSIIHLLRFGDGDDCPAILSVGTAQIIDIKKAFLLKLLLDDETEILSAIVWAISTKLLAQLDSTIISEDAQLAFINAIPRELKGIKEDVQRIWGFHE; this is encoded by the coding sequence ATGCCAGAGCAGGTTTTTCTTGACCAACTAGAGAAAGAAGGGTTTTGTTCAACTACTGATATTGAAAATGATTACAGTATGTCGTTAACCGTTCAGAATGACCGTTTATCTTTACTCTCAAAGGATGATTTAAAAAAAAGGGTAGAGGAGATATCCGAAAATTTTGCTGTTGCTACTGAAAGTATATATTCTATTTACTATGGGCTAATAATGGGGAATATTATATTAGAAGGTCCACCTGGAACTGGGAAGACAACACTAGCCAAGGTAATTAGTGAGGAATTGTTTAATGTTAGATTGGTTGAGAGTACTGCTAACATAGAATGGACGGTATACGATTTAGTAGGAAGGAAAACACTAGAGATAGTAGATGGTAAGGAACAAATAGTTCCGGAAAATGGTCATATTACAAAAACAATAATAGAGTGTTGTCAGCAAATATCAAGTCATGAAGAAAATCAACTAGAGCCGCAAGCAGAGTGGCTGCTAATTGATGAAATAAATCGCTGTAAAATTGATAGAGCCTTTGGTGAATTCTTTACTGTTTTAGGTAGCGCTAGCAATCAATCGATTGTTCTATCACATCAATACAAAGGAAATCAAAAGCTCTATGTTCCCAAAAAATTTAGAATTATAGGAACTATGAATTCTGTAGATAAATCATATGTGAATTCATTTTCTCAAGCATTTGCAAGAAGGTTTCATTTCGTAACTATTGATATCCCTAAAACGGAAGAAACTCTAGCAAGGGAAAAATTGATTACTTTGAATACTGCTGTTAAAGAGATTTCTTCCTTAACGAGTTTTAACCGACAAATAATTGATACAAAATCTACTGAAGTTGAAGTAAGTACTGCTCTTGATAAAATAGACTCTATAATTCATTTGCTGCGGTTCGGTGATGGGGATGATTGTCCTGCCATACTATCAGTTGGAACTGCACAGATAATTGATATAAAAAAAGCCTTTCTATTGAAATTATTACTTGATGATGAAACGGAAATATTATCAGCAATAGTATGGGCAATTTCCACAAAACTCTTAGCTCAGCTAGACTCAACAATAATCTCTGAAGATGCTCAGTTGGCATTTATTAATGCTATTCCTAGAGAACTGAAAGGAATAAAAGAAGATGTCCAAAGAATATGGGGATTTCACGAATGA
- a CDS encoding TcaA NTF2-like domain-containing protein, with the protein MKLLPLTLLISLLLLSGCGQKESPASIPAATNSPNQANTPLATSNIPPSPDTTTSTTQSANTGHYWKDGYKGLAISINRAEITKDVFDHEYLVFDITLQNGTDQPLDVSGRAFNLLTVNKELLEYDPTAETVETADNQTASVLSGGQRTLRVGFVVQPQEVSELIFNVGQNAVYRITSFEGGLSASQNVTVVPPAAEPKPVENTPAIEGGNGKSDDFIFEDNYLGYLNSQIEAVNTGDFSLVEIHLLYDSELYIQQQKLVQTLSEKGTREKLAEYEIQSTSYDEETGTLTMKVREQIKVISADGTEKTTDNVWTYTALQVDQGVFQFSSIVKAEQ; encoded by the coding sequence ATGAAGCTATTACCTTTAACTCTATTGATATCCCTGCTTCTCTTGTCTGGCTGTGGACAGAAAGAAAGCCCTGCTTCCATCCCAGCAGCAACGAATTCTCCGAATCAGGCCAACACACCACTAGCAACATCCAACATCCCGCCTTCGCCTGATACCACAACTTCTACAACACAATCGGCAAACACTGGACATTACTGGAAAGATGGGTATAAGGGTCTTGCCATTAGCATTAACAGGGCCGAGATTACCAAGGACGTCTTTGATCATGAATACTTGGTGTTTGACATTACGCTGCAAAACGGAACTGACCAGCCTTTGGACGTTTCGGGACGAGCATTTAACCTGCTTACGGTTAATAAGGAGCTTCTAGAGTACGATCCGACAGCTGAAACCGTAGAGACCGCTGACAATCAGACAGCTTCTGTCCTTTCAGGCGGTCAGCGAACACTCCGCGTTGGCTTCGTCGTCCAACCCCAGGAAGTGAGCGAACTCATTTTCAATGTGGGACAAAACGCCGTATACCGGATTACATCATTTGAAGGCGGATTGTCAGCCTCTCAGAACGTAACCGTTGTTCCCCCAGCGGCTGAACCTAAACCTGTGGAGAACACTCCAGCCATCGAAGGCGGCAACGGCAAGTCTGACGACTTCATCTTTGAGGACAACTACCTGGGATACCTAAACTCCCAAATTGAAGCTGTTAACACCGGAGATTTTTCCTTGGTGGAGATTCATTTGCTGTACGACAGTGAACTCTACATCCAGCAGCAAAAACTTGTTCAAACACTCAGCGAGAAGGGCACCCGTGAAAAACTGGCAGAATACGAGATACAATCAACATCCTACGATGAGGAGACTGGCACGCTCACGATGAAGGTCCGCGAGCAGATCAAGGTCATTTCAGCGGATGGTACTGAGAAAACGACTGACAACGTATGGACTTACACCGCCCTCCAGGTCGATCAAGGAGTTTTTCAATTCAGTTCAATAGTCAAGGCTGAGCAATAG
- a CDS encoding copper amine oxidase N-terminal domain-containing protein gives MKKLKPLFIASIAALTLLSGTVSAASVKLNVNGTVVTSQSFIRQGTTFFGLRELLNALGVGQIKWDAKTQTVTAIKGDTTVSVTVGKKQVYKNGKLFKELEVPAQSIQNKVYLPARAVAEAFGYSVSFKNNTVVLANGTATVASTSTDGIATLSLALNQYAGGIKLSTGAKQTISNNQAAFFGSATDPLSLDKVAKAVSVNDIARDWAKYGSTIVNFTFLKIDSIQQISLSNGKAVTGVIAHAGGKYRETTESWEDSVYFQIFYPGTAALKAGDNITVNGIPVGSGSVDTVDTLGRKQTESMTFLIAGNLLSSSQEYDIRSTRSQGGTVVIPELQAEMQKKMDSLQLTLSPDGLKIFDPYLTGMEIKSVQIQDYTFTPNSKTIISNNGYEGLLIPLSSFTNNEGESFVEIPGSYFIRIVTDKGETAKLIDLYS, from the coding sequence ATGAAAAAACTCAAACCATTGTTTATTGCCTCCATCGCCGCTCTAACTCTTCTAAGTGGCACAGTCTCCGCAGCTTCGGTCAAGCTCAACGTCAACGGAACGGTAGTCACAAGCCAGTCCTTCATCCGTCAAGGCACCACATTCTTCGGCCTGCGGGAGCTGCTCAACGCCCTGGGTGTCGGCCAAATCAAGTGGGATGCCAAGACGCAGACCGTCACAGCAATCAAGGGAGATACCACGGTGAGTGTGACTGTCGGCAAAAAGCAAGTTTACAAGAACGGGAAGCTGTTTAAAGAGTTGGAGGTGCCCGCTCAGTCCATTCAAAATAAGGTGTATCTTCCAGCCCGGGCGGTGGCCGAAGCTTTCGGGTACAGTGTGAGCTTCAAAAATAACACGGTGGTCCTTGCAAACGGAACTGCCACTGTTGCTTCCACATCAACGGACGGGATTGCCACGTTGTCACTGGCCCTTAATCAATATGCTGGAGGAATTAAGCTCAGTACCGGTGCCAAACAGACGATCTCTAATAACCAGGCAGCTTTCTTCGGTTCGGCCACTGATCCTTTGTCGCTTGATAAGGTAGCTAAGGCTGTTTCCGTGAACGACATTGCCCGCGATTGGGCCAAGTACGGCTCCACGATTGTCAACTTCACTTTTCTAAAGATCGACAGTATTCAGCAAATCAGCCTGAGCAACGGCAAGGCCGTAACCGGAGTCATTGCCCACGCTGGCGGCAAGTATCGGGAGACCACGGAGAGTTGGGAGGACAGCGTGTACTTTCAGATCTTCTACCCTGGAACGGCTGCGCTCAAGGCTGGGGATAATATCACCGTGAACGGGATTCCGGTGGGTAGTGGAAGCGTAGACACGGTGGATACCTTAGGTCGTAAGCAGACTGAATCCATGACTTTCCTGATCGCGGGAAATCTGCTCAGTTCGTCTCAGGAGTATGACATCCGCTCGACTCGTTCTCAGGGTGGCACGGTGGTTATTCCCGAACTGCAAGCAGAAATGCAGAAGAAGATGGACAGCCTGCAACTAACCCTCAGTCCCGATGGACTGAAAATCTTTGATCCTTATTTGACCGGCATGGAGATCAAGAGCGTGCAGATTCAGGATTACACGTTTACACCGAATTCTAAAACCATCATTTCTAATAATGGATACGAGGGATTACTAATTCCACTTTCTTCATTTACGAATAATGAGGGAGAGTCATTTGTGGAAATCCCAGGTTCTTACTTTATCAGAATAGTTACCGATAAAGGAGAGACGGCCAAGTTAATAGATTTATACTCCTAA
- a CDS encoding DNA methyltransferase: MSENNKRFIIESSDIRKQLIKEHVSKYGSSTTEWFNTKSETIVNQYVTELQKRYLNTPDSLSDLSSRDDVFNKLNNINWDFPENDTSYLTHDIHPYPAKYIPQIPCNMILALSLPGELIWDPFGGSGTTALEALLLDRRSISTDANPLASIIGQCKTITLTDEEQVELQLCRQWLFDILEIEHDYLDMEIQIPDIPNIEKWFHPNAIQELALIKGHIENLSPNCKVIAQVALSRTVSKVSNQESETRYASKPKELMKKETLRYFIGDLDTVFSKVLACSSLLRGKKATFETYDLRDPLSKDSPILENQIDLIVTSPPYANVTDYHLYHRFRMFWLGFDPVQFGKVEIGSHLRHQREKTGFEDYMSEITPCLENCYRALKPGRFAVFVVGDSVFNKILYNTAEAYIKEALRIGFEYIGTISRNLPTSRRSFESHARRATSESIVILRKPIKDIEIQLHEAPYKLWAFEKELLQRELQKLSPIDLKQSGEKQWSAVISSMNIDRLKKLTFIHKVTSPSLQPVSTWQSIVENGDTLDNQSLRKESKYVTHGIHEYKGKFYPQLCKSLLSLSNLKEGSTVLDPFMGSGTTILESYLAGYKAYGCDINPLALKISKAKTEILRMNPIILLNTLKNFLRTLEHDDCITTSNYLYNHLDTQAHAELESWFPKKVIHKLGVLFEKIHRIPDNRISNFLEVIVSNLIRDISQQDPTDLRIRRRKEPLLDSPVVYMFKQNLEKQISKLESYFSSVDYSPSIFYQSKIWSGDCRKTDSFTSHGLTQGSIDAVITSPPYATALPYIDTNRLSLLILMSLSSKKRDPIEEDLIGSREIRNKTKSELESRIEKGLFDNITSPYAIDLITEIYKLNKESSVGFRRKNMASLLYSYFSSMTEFLNNMHFLLKEKGSAFIVIGNNLTKAGDKDLIIDTAKMLIESSRNLGFSINDEFSISVTGDNKKNSGKLIKENTVLWLKK; this comes from the coding sequence TTGTCTGAAAATAATAAGAGATTCATCATTGAATCCTCTGACATTCGTAAGCAACTGATTAAAGAGCACGTATCAAAATATGGATCCAGTACAACGGAATGGTTTAATACTAAGAGTGAAACCATAGTAAATCAGTATGTCACGGAGCTTCAAAAACGATATTTAAACACACCGGATAGTTTATCTGATCTATCTTCAAGGGATGATGTATTTAACAAATTGAACAATATTAATTGGGACTTTCCAGAGAATGATACTTCTTACTTAACTCATGATATACACCCTTACCCTGCAAAATATATTCCTCAGATACCATGCAATATGATTTTGGCGTTGAGTCTTCCTGGTGAATTAATATGGGATCCTTTTGGCGGTTCAGGAACAACAGCCTTAGAAGCATTATTATTAGACCGTCGGTCTATCAGTACCGATGCTAATCCATTAGCAAGTATTATCGGACAATGCAAGACCATTACTTTGACGGATGAAGAACAAGTAGAATTACAGCTATGTAGACAATGGCTATTCGATATTTTAGAAATAGAACATGATTATTTAGATATGGAAATACAAATACCTGATATTCCAAACATAGAAAAATGGTTCCATCCTAATGCTATTCAAGAATTAGCATTAATAAAAGGACACATAGAAAACCTTTCACCAAACTGCAAAGTTATTGCTCAAGTTGCTTTATCAAGAACTGTTTCAAAGGTTTCTAATCAAGAAAGTGAAACAAGGTATGCTAGTAAACCTAAAGAGTTAATGAAAAAAGAAACTCTTCGCTATTTTATTGGGGATCTGGACACAGTATTTTCAAAAGTACTTGCATGTAGCAGTCTACTCCGAGGGAAAAAGGCTACGTTTGAAACATATGATTTACGAGATCCACTCAGCAAGGACAGTCCCATCTTAGAGAATCAGATTGATCTCATTGTTACTTCTCCACCTTATGCAAATGTAACTGATTATCATTTATATCACCGCTTTAGAATGTTTTGGTTAGGTTTTGATCCTGTTCAGTTTGGAAAAGTGGAGATAGGCTCACATTTACGTCATCAAAGAGAAAAAACCGGTTTTGAAGACTATATGTCTGAAATCACCCCATGTCTAGAAAACTGTTATAGGGCTTTAAAACCAGGACGCTTTGCAGTATTTGTTGTTGGAGACTCTGTCTTCAATAAAATCTTATATAATACTGCAGAGGCTTATATAAAAGAAGCTCTACGAATAGGTTTTGAATACATCGGTACGATATCTAGAAACTTACCAACGAGCCGCAGATCATTTGAAAGTCACGCTCGGCGAGCAACAAGTGAATCAATTGTGATTTTAAGAAAACCCATCAAAGATATAGAAATACAATTGCATGAAGCTCCATACAAACTTTGGGCATTTGAGAAGGAACTTTTACAACGTGAACTTCAGAAGCTATCCCCAATAGATTTAAAACAATCTGGAGAAAAACAATGGTCCGCTGTTATTAGTTCCATGAATATAGATAGATTAAAGAAGCTTACATTTATTCACAAAGTAACTTCTCCTAGTTTACAACCTGTATCAACTTGGCAAAGTATCGTAGAAAATGGCGACACCCTAGATAACCAATCTTTGCGTAAAGAATCAAAATATGTGACACATGGCATCCATGAGTATAAAGGTAAATTTTACCCTCAACTTTGTAAAAGTCTCTTATCTTTATCGAATTTAAAAGAAGGAAGTACAGTACTCGATCCATTTATGGGTAGCGGTACTACTATTCTCGAATCTTACTTGGCAGGCTATAAAGCTTATGGATGTGATATCAATCCCTTAGCTCTTAAAATTTCGAAAGCAAAAACAGAAATATTAAGAATGAATCCAATAATACTATTAAATACGTTGAAGAATTTCTTAAGAACATTAGAACACGATGATTGTATCACCACCTCTAATTATTTGTACAATCATTTAGACACTCAAGCACATGCTGAACTTGAAAGCTGGTTTCCAAAAAAAGTTATTCATAAACTTGGAGTTTTGTTTGAAAAGATTCATAGAATACCAGATAATCGAATTTCAAATTTTCTAGAGGTAATAGTTAGCAATTTAATAAGAGATATATCACAACAAGACCCAACTGATCTACGAATAAGAAGAAGAAAAGAACCTTTACTGGATTCGCCGGTCGTATATATGTTTAAACAGAATTTAGAAAAACAAATTTCCAAGCTTGAAAGCTACTTCAGTTCTGTTGATTATTCTCCTTCAATTTTTTATCAATCTAAAATATGGTCAGGTGATTGCAGAAAGACTGACAGTTTTACATCTCATGGACTTACACAGGGTAGTATAGATGCCGTGATTACAAGTCCACCCTACGCTACCGCATTGCCCTATATAGATACTAATAGATTAAGCTTACTTATACTAATGAGTTTATCCTCTAAAAAAAGGGATCCTATTGAAGAAGATCTAATAGGAAGCAGAGAAATAAGAAATAAGACAAAAAGTGAATTAGAATCTCGCATTGAAAAGGGACTATTCGATAATATTACCTCTCCTTACGCAATTGATCTTATTACTGAGATTTACAAATTAAACAAAGAATCTTCTGTTGGCTTTAGACGTAAAAATATGGCCTCATTACTCTATAGCTACTTTTCATCAATGACTGAATTTCTTAATAACATGCATTTTTTACTCAAGGAAAAGGGTTCTGCTTTTATTGTAATAGGTAATAATTTAACAAAGGCCGGTGATAAAGATTTAATAATTGACACTGCAAAAATGCTAATTGAGTCTTCACGTAATCTTGGTTTCTCAATTAACGACGAATTTTCTATCAGTGTCACTGGTGACAACAAAAAAAACAGCGGTAAATTAATTAAAGAAAATACTGTTTTATGGTTAAAAAAATAA
- a CDS encoding helix-turn-helix domain-containing protein: protein MKKVGQGIRHFRKQRKMSQEELAHLAQVHESYMGKIERSEKVCSIEVLERVTGALGISLEAFFRYVQPLDSVRQEEFTMEEIVDQLRGRNEEEQKRVLRVIKALFEDDRKE from the coding sequence ATGAAAAAGGTCGGACAAGGAATTCGACATTTCCGCAAACAACGCAAAATGAGCCAAGAAGAACTTGCACATTTGGCTCAAGTACATGAAAGTTACATGGGGAAAATAGAAAGATCAGAGAAGGTTTGTTCTATTGAAGTGCTCGAAAGAGTCACAGGTGCTCTTGGCATTTCATTAGAAGCGTTTTTTCGTTATGTCCAACCTCTTGATAGTGTCAGACAAGAAGAATTTACAATGGAAGAGATTGTTGATCAATTACGAGGGCGTAATGAAGAGGAGCAAAAAAGGGTTTTGAGAGTAATTAAAGCACTATTTGAGGATGATCGTAAGGAATGA
- a CDS encoding nucleotidyltransferase domain-containing protein: protein MYPHHQAAIDAITNKLKARPDVQGIIIGGSVAHGFAGETSDIDIMIVLSEEDYKKACSIHKLGYFETESCSYEGGYVDGKVVSASYIKKVAESGSEPAKFAFQDAFVTYSNIEGLKQLVQDAPRYPLEKKAENMQKFYAQFETWKWYYYEGLKRNNRLLIDYCLTHYTFFAGRLILLHNETLFPSYKWFLKVLEGAQKKPENLLADIHRVLEERTPEAVENLYESIVKFNNWYQAEHHWTVQFMMDSQLNWMDGPVPVLDL from the coding sequence ATGTATCCCCATCATCAAGCTGCCATTGATGCCATCACCAACAAGCTTAAAGCCAGACCCGACGTACAAGGGATCATCATCGGAGGTTCCGTGGCGCATGGCTTTGCGGGCGAAACCTCTGATATCGACATTATGATCGTCCTTTCTGAAGAGGATTACAAGAAAGCTTGTTCCATCCATAAACTTGGGTATTTCGAAACGGAATCCTGTTCTTACGAAGGCGGTTATGTGGACGGGAAAGTTGTATCCGCTTCCTACATCAAGAAAGTGGCCGAATCTGGCAGCGAGCCTGCTAAGTTCGCATTCCAGGATGCGTTCGTCACCTATTCCAATATCGAGGGGCTCAAACAGTTGGTCCAAGATGCTCCCCGATACCCGTTGGAGAAAAAAGCAGAGAACATGCAGAAGTTCTATGCACAATTCGAAACCTGGAAATGGTATTATTACGAAGGACTGAAACGCAACAATCGTTTATTAATCGACTACTGTTTGACCCACTATACCTTTTTCGCAGGCCGGTTGATTTTGCTGCACAACGAAACGCTATTCCCTTCTTATAAGTGGTTCTTAAAGGTTCTGGAGGGGGCCCAAAAGAAGCCGGAGAATTTGTTGGCGGACATCCATCGGGTACTGGAAGAACGAACGCCGGAAGCCGTAGAAAATCTGTACGAGAGTATTGTGAAATTTAATAACTGGTATCAGGCAGAGCATCATTGGACGGTTCAGTTCATGATGGATAGCCAGCTGAACTGGATGGACGGACCGGTTCCGGTTCTCGATTTATAA
- a CDS encoding YhfC family intramembrane metalloprotease has product MVSNVTMISIVFQGCFVISFVVALFFIMRKRERFSIRAVWVGALVFFVFSQVLEKILHIIVLQGKTEPHGLLANPLLFAVYGALAAGIFEEAGRYFGFRLLLKHNRKRRDGIAYGLGHGGFEAIFIAGMSSIQTLVYAVMINTDKLERSLGGKASPGVLADIKSKLLNASFYDFLLGGLERIPALFIQIALSLIVLYAVRAKRKIVLVYAILLHALIDFTPALYQAYPGKISLWFVEILLLIIGIGAFWLISRSRKWQIWSMELN; this is encoded by the coding sequence ATGGTTTCTAACGTTACGATGATAAGTATCGTGTTTCAAGGGTGTTTTGTTATTTCGTTTGTTGTAGCACTATTTTTCATTATGCGAAAACGCGAGCGTTTTTCAATTCGGGCGGTATGGGTTGGTGCTCTTGTTTTCTTTGTGTTTTCACAGGTACTGGAGAAAATCTTACATATCATAGTCTTACAAGGCAAAACGGAGCCACATGGTTTACTCGCCAATCCGTTACTTTTCGCAGTGTATGGGGCACTGGCAGCTGGGATTTTTGAAGAGGCCGGCCGATATTTCGGGTTCCGCTTACTGCTTAAACATAATCGGAAACGAAGAGATGGCATTGCATACGGACTGGGCCATGGGGGATTTGAAGCCATATTTATTGCCGGAATGTCCTCGATTCAGACGCTCGTATATGCCGTAATGATTAATACGGACAAGCTCGAGCGGTCACTGGGCGGGAAAGCATCACCCGGTGTATTGGCAGATATTAAGAGCAAGCTGCTGAACGCTTCATTTTATGATTTTCTTCTGGGAGGATTAGAACGGATACCCGCACTTTTTATTCAAATTGCTCTATCGCTTATTGTCCTGTACGCAGTGCGTGCAAAGAGGAAAATAGTTCTGGTGTATGCCATTTTATTGCATGCTCTTATTGACTTCACTCCGGCTCTCTATCAGGCGTACCCAGGGAAAATTAGCCTGTGGTTTGTGGAGATTCTCCTGCTAATAATCGGAATTGGTGCTTTCTGGCTGATCAGCCGCTCGCGCAAATGGCAAATTTGGTCGATGGAACTAAACTAA